The window TGCCGTATTTTTGGCTAGACTTAACCAATGGAATAGGTTTATCTAATGAAGAGCTGTGAGCTtatgttcaaataatttcacGTGAGAGTGGTCAGAAGGTTTATGTGGAAGATGTTAGATCTTTGTAACTCTCCACTTCATAAACCGAACATTTATCAGTAACAATGAGTCATGTGCTCCCATCCAAATCATTTTCagctgtaaaaataaattaccCACCTGTCTGTTCAAGAGTGTTTTCATGTGGGCAGACATTATGATCACACAAGTTATGGTCATGCGACAAAAGACAGGAGAACAAATACGCTCAGAAACCGGTTCAAGATGTTCTTTATTTAGTTCAGGGAATGACAATACTGCCAAGTACACTAAGCATGATTCCCATAATCATTTGTGGAAGACTACAATTTCCTGGCCATCATTCTTCTTCAAAAGAAGCACTCTAGCTCTCACCCAGAGAAGTTCGGCTGTGTGCGTGATGGGTTGCATCCTGTTTGCTCGACCAGGAAGAATTGACAAGTCTTTTCCCTTCCTAAGACTTCAGGTGCATTAAACTATGTAAGACCATCAATAAAATAACATTATTTCTGCTATTTGTAACAAAAGACATGATTCACACCAaatgcacagacacaaaaagacaagtgagacaaaaacacagaatgtACACGTCGGGTTGTAGTGTCTCTTTGAGCTACTCACAGCTGCTTACGCCAGGGACAACTAACCCTTCCCATTGTACAATATATCAAGACAGATACTAGGGCTCTCCAGTGCCAACGtgcttaaataaaaatgaattcatCACTACGCCTTTTGAGTGAGGAGCGCTTGCTGGTGCTATTCAACAGCACCATTGGTGGCCACTACTAAACTGCAGAGACTAACTGTGCTGAGCCCTTTTTGCATTTCGGGCTGATCTATTTTGATTCCCTTTTCACTGCATTGGAAAGCAAAGACACAAATTAAAGCATTATGCACGAATGTTGTGAAATGAACGAAAAAAAGTGAGGCCAACTTGAATGTACTCAAGGCTATTTTTCCCTTGCAAGCTACACAATTCAAGATAAAACCTTCTGTTCAACAGTTCTAATTTTGTTCTAAAGTGGGCTCTTTCATTTCAAAATATAATGTTCCCAGAAATGGTCCATAAAAAGTGGTAAATTGGCGCAAGAACAATTTGACCTTTATGCTGTCTTGCTTCCAGCTATACAACATCTTTAGGGGACACAGGGATTTGTGAAGGAGAGCTAATCAATAAAGGATCTTTTTGGTGGgggatgcatgtgtgttttgagGACTGgaaggatttttttccccccatcctTCTATGCCTGGAAttcaagaccaagaccaagctTGTGACCGCCAGCGTTGATGTTTTTGCCATCAAGGAGAGCAGAAAGTGTCAGCTTGATACCTAGGAAAACACATAAGCCACAAATACATTAACACTTTAAACATTACAAGGGTTGCTGAGTGAACTCATTCATTCACAGCTCGTGGACACACACTTCAGATGTTTTCCATCCAATATTCGTGCAAGTGAATGTGCACTTCCCCTGATGAAACCTAATATAATAACTGAACTGTCTTTGTGAACAGAGTCAGGTCTATTTAAGCACACCTAACGTCTGCAGAGACTTCACTCACCTGGCTTCAGAGTCTGAGTGTAGCCCAGGCCCACAAGGCTGGAGTTATTCACCTTAGCCTGTGAGGGAACCACAGATCAATATTATACATAGAAGATGAACACAGAACTTCACATTacaatgtgggttttttttactcactaaACAAAGAAGTTAATAGCCctaaaaaaaagcaacagtaCAGTAAAAAcagcttctcttcagcaggttTTTGTGTCTATAATGCACAGGGGCGttcatgaaaatgaaaactgtAAATTGTATTTACGCATTATGTCTGTAAAATACCAACTAGCCACATGGGTTGGAAATGAGCAGTAGTTATAAACTCTCTTAGAAACGCAACATTTACccagttaaaagattaaaatgttTATGAGTGGCATTGTCATTAAAATAGAAGCTGAAATAATGCAGATAAGTACACTAACAAACAGTCAGATTAAGTATCTCTGCTTCGAGTGGGAATTCCAGCTTTTATAAGGAAATAAACATCTGTTACAGTCAAGCTGTTGCCCAAAAGAAGTCAGACAAAACTGATTAAGATGATCAGCGCCAGGTACATTAGTTTGAAATATGGTGTCTGTGGCACCGTTCCCATGCCAGTGCACTTTGCATTGATGATGCATTTCAGGTCAGGTAGGAATGGTTGGTTTGTCTTAATGGAAGAGAAAGGGTGAGCAACAGTGAATGGGAATAgtgttgggggaaaaaacataaaaaataaaaaaaaacaaggaagcATTCAAAAAGAGTATCTGATGCTCAGAGTAAAAGAAAGTCGGTGACTACAGAACACAATCGATAGCAAAGACATACAGTGATTGTGTAATTTTCACTGCCAGAAGGGGGAGACATAAGACCTGAATTGTGGCATTAACGATTAAATTAGTCCAAACCTTCACTTGCAGACACTCCTCCTCTTTAGCATGAGTGCATTTCTTTAAGACCATGCACCTGCACTGCATGACACAGTGCAttttctaatatatatatacctgCATTACCAGATCCCTATCAAACGGTCGACAATACACCTGTCTAACAGTGCAGCAATAAAGTAACCCTGGCACAGAAGGATCTAAGTCACTTCAGTTTACACACTACTCACAGAGAAGGATGCGTCGGGATCAATCTGATACTTGGCAGCGATGCCAAAGCGGGTATTGCTGTTTCCAGCAGTCCAGGCCAGGTTGACGGCCGTCTCCAGCTTGTCATTCACCTTCTGGTAGATGGAACCACCAAACTCGGTACCATCGTTTCTAAGgaaaaagatatttgcaatataTTTAATGCTGCTACACAGAGGTGACATTAAATTATGAGTTTGTGTTTCATAAACTTCTTGCATGTCAAAGACATCCACAGTTGAGTGAACTGTGACTGGTGTAAAGCCTATACTATACTTTGTCTGACTTCATATTAACCACTTTACAAGCAGACTCAGACAGGCTCGGTCAGAGGCACAGCAGGAACCATGACTAACACCGTGCCCTGTCCCTCCCTCTTGCTCACCGTCTGACACCACTTCGTGCTACATTTTCACTGAAGCCTGCCAAACACTCACTCCATCTCACTTGCAAGGTAGTAAATCCCATCACCTGTGTATAAAAATAACCGCAAGGCACCTGGGTGTCAGGCAAAGTGCCAAACAGGCAACAAGTCAATCATCCAgacaaggacaaaaaaagagGGCTTTGGAAGTTCTTGTCTAGCCATGCACTGGTCTGGAGTCACTAATAACTTAAACGTTTAGCCTTTGACTTACAATGTCCATTACAACAGGACAGAAGCATTCACCTAACGTCCGAGTGTTTTATCCACGAAGACTCAAATAAAatcccacacatacacacagcatGCCTGCACAGTAAGCTTGTATACTGCTTGATGCCAATTCAGGAATGTTTCAGTGTGGCTTGTTCATCAGACACATCATTATTCCAGTAATATTTTACTCCTTATATTTTAAATGTGAATTTctattaaataaatcaaatcaacaGCAACGTAGCTGCAATAACACAAGCTTCATAAGATTACTAAAACTGCACACAGATGAGGCGAGGAGGCCATATCAGCATCTCTTACACATTCGTGTGGAGCTGGAACTCATTAGTCTTGTATCCAACTGCGAAGTTGCTCTGGGTAATCCTGTTCCTGCCAGCCTCAAAGGTCATCTGGTAGCCAGCCAACCAGCCCTCGTAGCCCACCACTGCTGCGCCGTGGATGGCTGTGCCGTTGATGTCGTAGTTAACGTCACAGCCAACATTGATGTGTTCGCACTTGTAGCCCGTCTTGAGCTTTCCGCCCTTTTTGCTGCCAGGAGAttgcagggaaaaaaaatacaggttGACATTGTTGTCTCACAGCATGAAACATAAAACTGGTTTATCACAAACCAGGTGAACTAGTGCTTTTTACAACATGTCCCTTATTAAATTATTGTAGCTGAGTAGACTGCACCATCACAGGCACTCCTGCAGAAATTCAACATGCCAGTTGCAGTTTACTTATGCAGTGCCCCATGATACTGACATTTCTTTTTGCCCTTTTACTTCCCATCAACCTCTTTTATTGTTGCAAATTAAAATGCATCAATCAGCTGGGCACCCATACATGAGGCTGTggatgtttgttttcatatgaTAGACATTACATATATTAATTCACTGATTGTACAGTTGGCATTCCTGCAATGTAGTTTTTGCATCCATTTGCTTTAAGCTTTACTACAGCAAAAAAgccaacaaacaaaaatgcagcTGTTCTTACCCGGTGTTTGGCGAGAAGGAGGAATCCAATGTAAGTTTCAGGCCCTTAGCCAACTGTGAAAAAGGCAAgaatgacatttaaaagaatgacaggaagaaaaataaacaaaaagcgcTATGGTGTAAAAGCATCTTAAATCGCACATCTTGAAATTTTGGTCTATAAGCTTTTAGCCTCAATTTTAATGATTGATTATAAATCACAGATTCTTTTGCCAGCAGAAATCTATATCTCATTCTTGTGCCATCACAGCACATCACCTGATCCTCGATGGTGATCTCAGTCCCCAGAGTGTTGTCCGTGTTCCACTTCTCTGTGAAGGTCAGTCCGTGCTCTGCCCACTTGTATTTGGTTTCCAAAGATCCAGCTACCTTGCTGGTCTCGGTGTTGGCAGAGCCAGTGCTGGTGAACTCCTGCAGATGATAGATGACACCCACAACTCTGTTAATGTGGAACACCAAAACTAATACTAGTAAAATCTATCAATAAAATGCTTTTCTATGGTCCAGGTCCAAACTATATTTGCAGTGATAGCACTCTGGATAAGAAACTAGATCCAAAAATGCTGAAGGTGCATGAACAAGGTCAAAAAATCCATTTCCCTTAACTCTGAGGTAAGATGTCAATGAATCCTAGCAACATTTTAAAGATCAGATAATGAGCTACTTAACAGCCAGGATGGTCTTAAGCTATGATAGTACTGCTGCGGCATCAACTGGCAGCCCTGCTAATCTGATAATGACCAATGACGACTTACCAGTCCATTCTCAGACTTTGTTTTCAAGTCCAGCTTGATGAGCCCGAAGCCTGAAACAGAAAATGGTTCAAAAGATCAACAGTATGTACAACAATGTAACTATACCAccatatggagaaaaaaaacaacactctGAAACAGTCTTGCTTATGGAACAACTTTCTTAAAGATTTACAAGCATCTCAGGATAAGAACTGCTTTAATTACTATACTATTAGTGGTACTCAAGCAAAATTTTGACTAATAATTATTTAAAGAGTGTTTTCTGAAAATTCAGTACACATTAAATCAAGATATTGATTCTGGTCTGTGAAATACCCATTCATTAGCCACCAGAGTACTTTTTAAGTGATTTATATGCCACTGACTTAACGTGCATTGATTTGATGTCAATCTTCTAAAAGCATTAGTTGCTGTTAGTTATGAATAATAGCCAGAAGGTGGGCCGCACTGACCCAATTCATGGCACTGTTTGGCATTACAGCTGTCAGTTGATTCACCAGCCATACTCAACATAACGTAACTTAAATTCTCGACTGATTTTGCAGTCCACCTTCACTGAAACGGCAACATATACAGGGGTTAAAGTCCTCGAGACtatccttttttttaagtttatggGACCGGTAAAAACTTACGACACACTTAAAAGCAacacataaaatattataacACTCAAAATAACTAAGAtaggttttatttacacagacagccggtttaaaaaaaaaatcattgaccAGTCAGTCTCACTTGCCAGGAAAAAAAGGGAGACTTTTTTCTTAAACCAAACACTTGagcctgctttttttttattatccatTTACAATCAATGTTATATTTGCATTAATTCAGTATTGATGCCACATACAAATCAGTAGCTTCAAGAACTGTGAATTCCCCAGATTCTCAACGGACATCGTTTGGCAATGATCCGAGAATA of the Maylandia zebra isolate NMK-2024a linkage group LG10, Mzebra_GT3a, whole genome shotgun sequence genome contains:
- the vdac1 gene encoding non-selective voltage-gated ion channel VDAC1 — protein: MAVPPTYADLGKSARDVFTKGYGFGLIKLDLKTKSENGLEFTSTGSANTETSKVAGSLETKYKWAEHGLTFTEKWNTDNTLGTEITIEDQLAKGLKLTLDSSFSPNTGKKGGKLKTGYKCEHINVGCDVNYDINGTAIHGAAVVGYEGWLAGYQMTFEAGRNRITQSNFAVGYKTNEFQLHTNVNDGTEFGGSIYQKVNDKLETAVNLAWTAGNSNTRFGIAAKYQIDPDASFSAKVNNSSLVGLGYTQTLKPGIKLTLSALLDGKNINAGGHKLGLGLEFQA